GTAGATACAGGCCTGCAAAATGTCTACCCTAGTGGTTCGAGGTTTACCAGATCTTGATTCCAAATGAACTGGATGAAGTACTTTCACCACAAGGCTGTCCTACTGTTCCGGTGATCTAGAAGTCAGTCGCGCGAGTTTGCTTCAGGTTCGTTGCACCCGGACGTACCGTTTATATTGAATTGTGGGAAATTATGTTCTCTTTCTGTGCTTCTGGTCACAGTTAGGCTGTGTTCCTAATTTTAAAGCGGCAATCTGCGGTTTAAAGCAACAACAAAGCAACACCGCGCCGCTGTTTAGGTAAATAGCTGAGGGATGTTTCTAGAGAAATGTAACcagtaaccactcaaattcattgacagctatggatgcaaggacttacTTACCATACACAATATACAGCTGATAGTATataccatgttatgaggctatacagtgtttgtttacaattgcattgtttgcaaacattggagtaaaacacgATAATATCTTGGTTTCTGACAGGGTACGACtgttcatgaggcatttataagttaaatTCTTCAAAAAATCTATGGGTTATATTGTAGCGATGCTCGATATACAATTCCCACAACTGGGGTAACCCTATTCGTGCGATGCGTAGGGTGTTTGCCTTTCACACCAGTGATCCGGGTTTGCTTCCCTGCCGTTTGCCCGTTTCCTACAATATCATGAATTTAAAAGTCCAAAACGGGAAGTTGCAAATGCATATTGCCCCCTTTAAAAGCCACATTTACAGTCTTTATGCTATTAAATAAAATACATGCATACAGAAAGCATCTGTATTGATAGTAAATTTGACAACAGTTCTGTAGAAAAAAATGCATACATTTTAGCAATCACTAAAATATCAAAATAATAATGTATTTTATCAATGCTTGTAAGAGTTGTTTTAGGTTCTGTGAACTAGGCCTAGACACAGTGCACTATCTGATAGGTCTATATCCAATTAATTTCCTTTGCATCAGGTCAACATTAAGGGTTAATTTATCTCTTGGTTCATTATACAGCTGAAGGTTCCATTTTTGGAAGAAAGGATGTTATTGTTGAGAGTAGGTTAAAGGTGACAAGATATTTGTAAACAGAAGCAAACAATTGCTCCACATTGTGATGCCCTGATATGAAAACATCCTATAAAATCTTCCTTGGCACAATGTTAAGGACGGGTCAAAGTACGTTGGTAACCTTAGGGGAAGAGAACATAACATTTGTGTTTTATAATTCCGTTTACAAGTTCCCTTTAACGTGTCATTCTGAGCCTCTGTGTTCAACCAAGGGTCATATTCACCAGGCACCAAATAGAAAGTAAAATGGAATGAAacagggactacctgaacttgtccaataagaaaccatTGTTTTCATTTTACTTTCCAAAACGTTTTGCTATAGGGTGCACTAATAAATTGGACCCAAGAGTCAGCTGACAGCAGGTGCACTCACAGCAGAACTGTCCAGTACTGGCCCACATCTGTTAGGCACACCCAGGATAAGCCACAACATGTTAGTCACCACTGCTGTAGCTATTATGGCCAGGGTTATAAGGACACTCAGGAAATTATCTTCAAATCAGTTCTGAATCTGATGCAGATGCAGGACTTTGACACATATTAGACATTGTTTGTTAACCCATGAAAGTTAGCACAAAGTACCTTAAAATTAACCTCCAGAAAGGTCAAACTCAATATAGTAAGGTCAACTGATGCTCTGTAATGTTCATTATAGGGACAACAATTATTCCTCAAATGCACCTGCATTTCTCAGAAACACTAGCCAATGTTGCACAATCAATCTAGCTTTATAAATTGTCGTTTGTCACTTCATCAATTGACGTATGTTTTAATCACAGGTGAACTGTTGACAGATGTTCCTGTCCTGTGTTCTAATTCTAATTATGAACTCCGATTATACTTTGAGCAAACCAATACATTTTTATGACTGGTTTATGTAAGTGTGCAAGCTCTCTCCCAATCTAAAAAAGATAAATCAAATAACATGTGTCCTAAGCCAGCATAGTATTGATTGCAGGTGTGGTGTACACTTAACATAACTGTACACATAGCGTCACCTATCACACACTTTATGGACTGTTGCTTGCTGCTGTGCAAAGTGCACTGGGCCAATGAACTTTCAAATGGAGGCCAAGAGAATATCCCTAATTGATATGTTCTATTATTATAAGGATATAACTGTCTAGTATTTTATGCATCAATACTTCAGATATTTATGAGGATCTTTTTATTCCACAAAATAGTATAGTGTTAGTATCTCTGGTCCTTATGAACCTTAACTTGGGTCTTTGGGCACCCATTGTCAGTGAGGGCCAAGGGAATCTCAAAAATTCATTTTTGGATGCATGCTTTTTTTCTAGGCCCACCCCACAAATGACCAATTATATAATATGTATTACTAAAAAtggaatatactgtatgtatgtagccTAAGCAATAGCTTTAGGATGTGGTGAGTCAGTGGTCTGCTCTATTCACAAACAACAATATTTTGCTATGGTAACTGTTGACTGAAGTTCACTGTACAAATGGAATAACAATAGCACAATCTGATTACATGCAAATAAGGACATATCACTGTGTTCCTTCCAAGGGAATTAGCctacaatgataaacagctgcctatCTGATTTCAGTTCAATCTGTAAGGACGTGTCTAACAACATAGGtttgaaaatgactgtaaaaacagcAGGTGATTGGGAGACGGGACTAGCACAGGGGGGATCCACAACTTACATCACCATCATTAAGGCTATATAATGGAGTGAACTTCTAACATTAGCAGAAGACTCACTGACTGACAAGCCATACACAGCTGAACACATTTGGATACTCAGTCTACTCTGTACCACAAGTACAAACAGAACTCTTGAAGAACTCAACAAAGAAACAGAAAGCAAGCGCAAATCAATATGACTGGACAAGGTAATTACGCAACAGCTAATTTGATAGTTTTGTTTAAAATTGCCATTGAATTTAAGATTTTACCACAAATGAGACATTGTCTTATGTTTAATTGCTTGACTAAACTATGACTTTCTCTTCTCTCCAGATCTAACTGCCATTCTGGACTGTGCGCATCAGCTGCGTAAAGTTGGAGACGTCCTCGCTAGTGACACCCTGGACTGGAGATCCAAATTATTGGAAATATTGACAAAACATTACAAGAATATAATCAAAGTCAAGTGAGGGAGTTCAACCCTCCCAGTGAAGATCACGGAAACAAGAAGATAGTATTCTATCTCAGTCCGCGGTTTTGGTAGCTGTGCAGCAGTCCCGCCTGGTCGTTCAGAGGTGCATTTGTGGCCACCTGAGATGAAGTCAAGAGGACAGTCTGCCTGGACCTGCCCCACAATCCAATGGCAAAGTGTCCAGTGCTCACCTCCCCACCATGTCAATGGAGAGTGAAAAGGATCAGTAACATTGTGTAATGGCAAAACCAGTGGACCTCTGCTGGTTTGTCGTTGGGACATTTGGTAGCCCGATGGGCAGCCATTCACATGGACGTCAAACGCGAACATGGGAACCAGAGCTGACAGGACCGATCCTACAAGAAAGTACGATGACAAAGGAGGATTATCAGTTGTTGGGGAAATGTTTTGGATCATGGAAACATGACTTTGAAGTGCTCTGATGCCTTATGTGAGGCTTACATTCATTTTATTTTAATGAATTGTGCCAAGAGCGATTAAAAGTTTTCAAAATCTGCAATATTTAGAAATTATCTTTATTTGTTGATCAATAATGTCACAGTCAGATAGGCCGTTTCAGCCAAGTGGTGTGTATGATATAGAAATAATAATCAAATTCATTTTCATCAGGGAATTGTGATACAAAAAGGGCAgataataatgacaggagagctACACAGTGCTATATTCAGGCACTTAAAATATCTATCCTTTATTGTGTAATATAAAAAAAAACCTACAGAAGTCTAGAGAACATACTTTCATTTATTACGCTGTACATTCATTTATCAAATTCTACATAATCAGTTCCTCCATACCATATAATCATCATCCCCATCCGATCCCTACACCACACTTGGTCTTTACAGCCTCCAGAAGAGTCAAATTCTCAAGGTAGAAGTTacccctaaccacagatctaggatcagataacCCTACCGCCTGTCCTAACGTTAACCATTATGGGGATCAAATAGTATCTGACCCCGTGTCAGTGGTTGGGGGCAACCAACAGACAGGCATAGAAGAGGAAAGAAAAAGCCCAAACCATTGATGACGACCAACTAAATCTGAATGAAATGTGAATTATATTAAAGCAATAAAAATGTATCAATGGAAAATAAAATACATATGGCATAAAATCAAAAGCGTTAAGATTATACTGCCAGATAGGGACACTTTAAGCCATATAAAATACAATTAGCCTGATTTAGGAGAAGCTTCCCCTCCTATCCAGTCATATGCCAATATCGTTTTTCAATACACTAACTAAAGGACAAAGATATTTGTCCGATTTGAGATAATTTTTTTCTTGAGACTGTACCTCTTCAAAATATGACTTTGCACACATGAACACCCGAAACCAGTTTGCCTGTTAAGAGGAGACATGCAATGTCTGGATATCTGCAATAGGATGATAAGAGTTGCAGAGAATAGTCTGAAACTGATGGCATTCACAAGCTACAACACTTTCGTACATGGAGAGGGACAGGAAGGAAAACCGAACAGGAATAAAGCATGTATTGTATGATGCCCTGAACAAAATAATTGATGCTTGGAATAAAACGTTCCAAAAAATGTTcatttttaaaaaaaaatatttccatttttttatacAAATAGTAAACTCTTCCAGATCCCTTGTTGAATGTGCAAAATGGTTTGGAGATGGTTAACATTTATTAGCAAGATAAAACGACACGATGTCTACGATGTCTAAGTTCCTAGACACGATGTCTCATGTCTAGGAACTTGTGTAGAATGCACCCTCCTCAAAGTGACTAACGCAAAAGACAAATAATGTTCTGTACGATCATATCAGGTCCTCTGGTAGGTCATAGGTCATCATATCAGGTCAGATGATCATGGTGGTAGGTCTGGGCCATGGTGGTAGGTCTGGGCCATGGTGGTCAAGCAAGGCCTAGCAGTTTTAAAGTCCCTTCTAAATGGAAGAACAGAGACCTGTGTGGGTGCCAGCTACTGACGCAAGTGCTCAAGGTTACACAAGGTCTCACAGTGAACAGAAAGGCCAcgtgccaaatggcacccgattcgctatgtagtgcactacttttgaccagagccatatagggaatagggtgccatttgggagacaccCACAGGGTACTGGATGTCAACCAACTGGCcaggtagaggacaggacagtgacTCAGAGGTCAGGGGTAACTGCCCTGTCTCAATACAGAGGGAGAGCCGCCCTCTGTGATCTTAATCATCTCTGCCATCTCCATCATCATATCAGAACATGGGAGTTCTGAGCCCCATAGGTCTGTAGTGTTTTTTAAAGTTCCGTCTGTTTGTTTCCGGTAGGGCTTCATTTGGTGAAGGCGGCCACCACGGCCCACAGCAGCTCGTTGGCGCTGGCCTTGGTGCTCTCTGCCTCTGGCTCCAGGTCCAGCAGCAGACGTACCCTCTTCATGGCCAGGTCATACTGTTCGTCCAGCAACGGGGCGAAGGCATTCTCCAGCACGTCTGAAGAGTGAGCCAGGAAGATCAGGGCCAGCACACGCTTGTCGAAGCGCCCCGGGTCGTTCACCCACTTGTCCAAGACGGACTCCTGGACTTTCTTGACCAGCCGCTGTTTAATGGTGTCGTTGGTCAGCGGGTGTGTGGTCATGTCGAAGAGGAGGAAGTTCTGTTTCTCCGTGGTCAGAACGCCCTTTTCCACAAGATTCTTGGCCAGGCGCTCGCGGACATTCCTCAGCTGGTAGTGCAGCTTCAATGGGTTCCACGTCTCACCTGAACATCAAGTCAAAATCGTAAATGGCCTATATTATATATAAAACAAAGATATTTTGTTTAAAATGGACTGGGAAGGGAAGAGGGAAAGGAGGGGGCAGTGAGTGCACCTGTCAAATGTATTGAATCAAATCTACATGAGAATGAAGAAAGCCAGTAAAATAAACAGAGATTTAAGAGAACGGGAGAAGGACGGGGGGGGGTAATCCATTTCTGCTCACCGCTCAGCAGCTCTATCCAGCTCTGAACTGTCTCTGGGGGCTGGGTCTCTTTGATATGCTTCAGGGCCTCGTCCAGCAACACGTCTCCTGTAGGAGCGTCCGACTTACAGATCACCTGACCAAAAATAAACCCGTTTTAAAAAGGTCACAAACACACATAGGTTTACACCGCTAGTGTTGGCATACACTGCTAGTCCTCCAAACATTGCAACACACGTCAGACAACCTCGTCAGCATTAACACACAGAAGGCCAAGGCCGCGTTGCCCTGCTCAGATGCCTCAtgtatcaaccaatggttgcgtgccacgtcatcgactgtgCCGTCGGGCACCAGACTGCTATAACATATCATGTGATTAGCTGATACTTAAAATACCCATCCAGGCATTGTATGATTTGACATGCATCAGCAACGACTCACAGCTGCCAATCAAAGCTCTGACATTCCATCAATTGGCATGCCCGAATTGACATTTTGGACTCTGACCCCTCCCACTCCAGATCAGAGTTGTTATTGTCTAGGGGTGTGCCGAGTATTCTAACAAAACGAGTATCAATACGGATATGAGGAATTTGCCGGAAACAATGTAATTTTCCGTAATCGGAGAAAGTTGCTAAAAGCCAGAATTTCTCATGTCACTCAAACCATGCCGAATACTGCCTCAACAGGCTGATTCTGCTGTCAGTAAAGACACGGACGGGTGTTGGCCATGATTGGATTAGAAAAAGCCTCTCGTTTTCCCAGACAGATACGTCTCTCGCACACATGCTACGGCTCCCACTTTCACTCACTCGTTGTCAGGCACAACTCTCTCCAAACATTGTGAATCAAAATCCATAGATTGATAGCTAGAAGAAAAGCGGCTAGCTATCTAGTTATATTTTCTGTCAACTTTTCTGAGGCCATATCATGGAAGTTTTTGCCATTGGTTATTACTTTATCCGTCAACTCAATTACATTGGTGAAGATGCTCTCCCGCCCCTTAattccccagacacacacacacaaggctccCTTACACTCACTCACCAGTCCAAACTGTTTGGGCTGGAGAATCACAATCCATAGATAGTCATTGTTGTTCTAGCTATCAATTTAGTTTTACTTTATACCGCCATATGGTTGTTTTTCTCTGTCTACTTGGTGTTGTTTAGTGGGCTTCTTTGTCTGTCCGCATAGGCTATTCCATTGCTTAAGAAGACTTATTTGTCGTTATGCTGTGAGCTATGCCAGTGCATGCTTGCTATTATTATTTCTCACAGACATGTTTTTTGAGAAACAGATCATAAGAAGATAAAATTACAAATGTAAATAGTTCATTTTGATTGTAGAAATGTTGTGACAAAGACTACAAGTTGGGATAAGTTTTGCTCCTCTCGAAAGTGAAATGTAGCCTAGGCTTCTAGGACGAGCCAACTAAATCGTAAGAAATAAATGTAGGCAGCAGTAGCCAGCCATGCATTATTTATTAACCTATTTTGTTGATAATTAGGACTATGAAAGTAAGTAATGTGCCTTTCAGATGTCGGGATCGTGAACGATGTGTGAATGAGTGAAGGAACATCAGAAGCGCTCTGAGCGACAGCGCGTTACCGCACTTATAGGTTTTCCGATCGCAAGTAAATCCAATTACCAGTATCCTATCAAGTGTGGTAAACGGATAGGATTACAAATACAAGTATGACGAGTTTCGGACAGCCCTATTATCATCGTCGGGTGAAGACGGAAGTCCGGCTGTTTGGCGACCAAGTTTATCAGTGTGTTTTAATAGAAGGGTTGAAACTTGTGAGTGCTCACCTTTCTGGCCAACAGACTTTTCCTCCTCATGCCACAAGCCTCTAGCTGCAGTCTTCCTCTCAAAGCCAGTTCAATGACCATACACCCTCGAAGACCAGAAGAAATGCAGTCATTCCAGAAGGAAGTGTATCCCTGTTGGAAAAAAATTGTAATGAGTCCGTATTGCTTCGTATTGTTAGCGACACTTCCTGGACAAATAAAACAGACAGACAAGTGACACGCCACAAAGTGACACGTTTGATAACCTTCAGTTTGTAATGTTGAATATTACATGACAATATAGCTAGTAATGTGAGTTAACTACCTAAATGTAGGAATAACACATTATTATGTTAGCTAACTAGTGAACGTTAGCTGGTTAGAACGTAAACAAACCAGCTAACTTTAGCAAGCTAACTCAGCTCGCTAGCACAACAAGCTAACGacaatagctagctaacatacctcTCGATCTTTCAATCCCAACAGCAACACTTCTTCCATCAACGTCAGTCGAGTTTCTTTGGAGTCTCCCTTCTCGTCCTCTTCCTCTTGGCGTGGCTCGTAGTCCTCATCCTCGGACCCCCTCTCCTTGTCGGCGGCTGCATTACGAGAGGCCTCGGTCCTCCTCTGCACCAGGCCCGAACTTCGCTGTGTTAGGGAAGTCATCTGGATGCACGTCCAAACAACAGATAAATACAAATTATTTCGGTACCTCAAGATGGTTTTAGGGTTTCCGATGCATAAATGAACACGGCTGATCGTAAACTGTGGTGTAGATCAAGTGAATATTCGAATGAATACAGCAGCAAACCTGCAACAAGATTCCTACTTTGATACTTTCAACTTCCTGAACCAATATGGCGACAAGTGATGACGTCCGATGAGGATtggccctcttctctcctctttctctgctctctctctcaattcaattcaaggggctttattggcatgggaaacacatgttaacattgccaaagcaagtgaggtagataatatacaaaagtgagagaaaaaacaacaaagaaacagtaaacattacacatacagaagtttcaaaagaataaagacattacaaatgtcatattatgtatatatacagtgttgtgatAATGAAcgaatggttaaagtacaaaggaTATCTATATCTACAcaatctttctctctgtctggctgcctccctctctctttccttctctctttccttctctctctctctctctctctctctctctctctctctctctctctctcaattcaattcaattcaaggggctttattggcatgggaaacacatgttaacattgccaaagcaagtgaggtagataatatacaaaagtgaattaaaaaataaataaataacagtaaacattacacatacagaagtttcaaaagaataaagacattacaaatgtcatattatgtatatatacagtgttgtaacaatgaacaaatggttaaagtacaaaagataTCTCTATATCTACAcaatctttctctctgtctggctgcccccccccccccctctctctctctctcccctcgctctctctcttctctgtctctctctctctctctctcccccctcgctctctctcaatttcaatttaaggggctttattggcttgggaaacatatgtttacattgccaaagcaagtgaagtagataataaacaaaagtgaaataaacaatacaaaatgaacagtaaacattacactcacaaaagtt
The sequence above is a segment of the Salvelinus alpinus chromosome 1, SLU_Salpinus.1, whole genome shotgun sequence genome. Coding sequences within it:
- the LOC139537765 gene encoding Golgi phosphoprotein 3-like isoform X1 gives rise to the protein MTSLTQRSSGLVQRRTEASRNAAADKERGSEDEDYEPRQEEEDEKGDSKETRLTLMEEVLLLGLKDREGYTSFWNDCISSGLRGCMVIELALRGRLQLEACGMRRKSLLARKVICKSDAPTGDVLLDEALKHIKETQPPETVQSWIELLSGETWNPLKLHYQLRNVRERLAKNLVEKGVLTTEKQNFLLFDMTTHPLTNDTIKQRLVKKVQESVLDKWVNDPGRFDKRVLALIFLAHSSDVLENAFAPLLDEQYDLAMKRVRLLLDLEPEAESTKASANELLWAVVAAFTK
- the LOC139537765 gene encoding Golgi phosphoprotein 3-like isoform X2, giving the protein MTSLTQRSSGLVQRRTEASRNAAADKERGSEDEDYEPRQEEEDEKGDSKETRLTLMEEVLLLGLKDREGYTSFWNDCISSGLRGCMVIELALRGRLQLEACGMRRKSLLARKVICKSDAPTGDVLLDEALKHIKETQPPETVQSWIELLSGSVLSALVPMFAFDVHVNGCPSGYQMSQRQTSRGPLVLPLHNVTDPFHSPLTWWGGEHWTLCHWIVGQVQADCPLDFISGGHKCTSERPGGTAAQLPKPRTEIEYYLLVSVIFTGRVELPHLTLIIFL